The genomic segment TGCCTGGGAGCCGGACCTGTTCGGGCGCCTGCGATCGACCGTCCGGGCAGCGCGAGCTGATGCGCGCATGTCCGCCGCGCTGGAAGACGAAGTCCGGGTTGTGGTCGCGGCGGGAGTCACAGGCGCGTGGCTCGACGCGTGCGGTTTCGCCCGCCGAGGAGATGTTGCCCGGCAATCACTGGCCCTGGCCGAGCGTGGACGCGAGCTCCTCCAGCGGCTTCGGGCGGTTGGCAGCGCCACTCCTGCAGACGTCCTGCGAGCGGATACGCTGGTGGCCCAGACGCGTGCGGCGATCCCAATGCTCGATGCTGGGCGGCAGGATGCACTCGCGGAACTGGCTGTCCTGGCAGGCCGATCTCCGACCGACGTTCCCTCCGCGGCGACCGCGTGCCGTCAATTGCCGATAATCACCGCTATCGGCCCGATGGGAGACGGCGCTGCGCTGCTGCGCCGTCGCCCTGACGTACGGGCAGCTGAGCAAAAGCTCACGGCCAGCACCGCGCGTATCGGCGTCGCCGTGGCGGATCTCTACCCTCGCATCGTGATCGGCGGCATGGTTGCCGATTCCTCGCCCACGCCCGGTGGGCTTGGGGACCGGATCAACCAGGTCTGGCGCGTCGGCCCGCTCTTGAGCTGGAGCTTCCCCAACAGCAATGCCGCGCGCGCAAGGCTGCGCGCCGCGAGGGCCGACGAGGCTGCCGCGCTCGCCGCTTTTGACGGGGTCATCCTCGCAGCGCTCAAGGAGATCCGCCAGCGTGCGACGGACTATGCCGCGCTTCTGCGCCGCCAGGATGATCTGCGAACGGCAGTAGAACGCAGTCTGCGTGCCGAACGACTTATGGAGCTTCAACGTGCCGCCGGCGCGGCTACCGCGCTGGAGGCACTGGAGGCAGAACGAGCGGCGATCGAGGCGCAATCGGCAGCCGCCCAGGCAGACAGTGACATCGCGCGTGCGCAGGTCGCGCTCTTCAAAGCCCTGGGCGGCGGTTGGGAGAACGCCCCCGCTGTTCGCATGCCGACTCCCGACCGATCGTCGCTCGCCGACACACCGTTTCTCTCCAGCAAGTGATCGCGTCATGACCGATAGTACCGTTCCAGTCCGCGCACCTTCTGCCCGACGCTTCGCCCCCAAGCGCGCACTCACGCTTGGAGCCGCTGCCGCTTCGTTGATCGCCTGCAGCGCCTATGGCCTCCACTGGTGGATAATCGGCCGCTTCATGGTCGAAACCGATAATGCCTATGTCCGTGCCGATACGGTCACCATCTCGGCGCGCGTTGGCGGAACCATTGTCGCGGTCGAGGTGGCCGACAATCAGCATGTTCGCGCCGGTGCAGTCCTCGCGCGGATCGAAGACCGGGATTACCGACTGAAACTGGCGCAGGCTGAGGCGGCCATCACCGCAGCAAACGCCGAGATGAAGGCGCAGCGCGCGCATATCGCCGGGATCGAAGCCGAGGCAGCCCAACAGCAGAGCGTGATCGCGCAAGGCAAGGCCACCATCGCGTCGCGCGCTGCGGACGCACGTTTCAACGATCTGGAGTACCGACGGCAGACGATCCTCGTACGACAGGAGGTTGGAAGCGACCAGACGCTTGAGGCGGCCGCGGCCGCAGCACAGCGCTCTCGCGCCGGCGCCGCCGAAGCTCGCGCCGGCCTCGCGGCCTCCCGTGCTCTCTTGCCGGTGCTGGCAATGCGGCGCCAAGCAGCCATGGCCGATCTCGACAAGGCGCTGGGCATGGTGCGCCAGGCGCAGGCGGCCCGCGATGCCGCGCAGCTCGATCTGGCGAGAACCGTCATCCGGGCTCCTGTGGACGGCCAGGTCGGGCAGCGCGTGGCGCGGGTCGGCCAATATGCTGATATCGGCACGCCGCTCATGGCAGTCGTGCCGATGCGACCCTATGTCGTTGCGAACTACAAGGAAACGCAGGCCGAGCGCATCCGGCCCGGTCAACCCGTCAGCATCCGGATCGACGCGTTTGGCGGCGCGGCGCTTCACGGCAGGGTCGACGGTTTCGCGCCGGCAACGGGCGCGCAGTTTGCGCTGCTGCCGCCTGACAATGCCACGGGCAATTTCACCAAGATCGTGCAGCGTCTGCCGCTTCGGATCACGCTCGATCCGGGGCAGGCGCGTGCGGCTGGGCTGCGACCGGGCATGTCGGTGGAAACCGTCGTCGACACGCGCAGCGCGCGGCCATGAGCGCGGAGGCACAGCCGGAAGAGCGCGCAGACTTCGTCTCGCTGCGTGCCTGGGTTGCAGTGCTGGGCGGTGTGGTCGGCTGCTTCATGGCGGGGATGAATGTCCATGTGACCAATGCCTCGCTACCGGACGTGCGTGGGTCGCTGGGGGCTTCGTTCGAGGAGGGATCGTGGATCACCACCGCCTATCTAGTGGCCGAGATCATCATCATCCCAATGACCGGCTGGCTGGTCCAGGTGTTCTCCATGCGGCGCGTGCTAATGGTCGGAACCGGCGGCTTCGTGCTGTTCTCAATCCTGTGTTCGATGGCGCCTGATATCGGCACGATGATCGTCGCCCGTGCGCTCCAAGGCGCGTTCGGCGGCGTCCTCATTCCCTTATCCTTTCAGATCATCGTTTCGGAACTGCCGCCTTCGCGGCATCCGTTCGGCATGGCGCTGTTCGCCGTCGCCAACAATGTGGCGCAGGCGGCAGGCCCCTCGCTCGGCGGCTGGCTGACCGAGGCCTATAGTTGGCGCTGGATCTTCTATCTCCAAATTCCGCCCGGCCTGTTGCTGCTGGCGGCGATCGGCTGGTCGACCCCACGTTCCCCCACGGCGTTCGGCACGCTACGCAACGGTGACTGGGGCGGGATCATTGCCATGGCGCTGGGATTGTCGGCACTGCAGGTCATGCTGGAGGAAGGGGAGCGCAAGGACTGGTTTGCTTCACCGCTCATCACAAATGCCGCGATCGTCGCTATCCTGGGTCTGGCCGCCTTTGTCGCCATCGAGCTGCGTCGACGGGACCCCTTCATCAACCTGCGCCTGTTGGCCCGGTACAATTTCGGGCTGGCGAGCCTGATGCAGTTCACCTTCGGTGCGGTGGTTTTCGGCGTGGTGTTCCTCGTCCCCAACTATTTCGCCGAAGCGCACGGCTATAATGCCGAGCAGATCGGGTTGACGATGATTCCTTATGGCCTGATTCAGTTCGTCATGTCCTTTGCGACGCCGCGGCTGATGCGGTGGACCAGCGTACGCGCCGTGATCATCCTAGGATTTGTGATCATGGCGGCAGGCTGCCTGATGAACATCCACCTCGACGGCGACGCCGCCGCAAACGTCATCGTCCCCTCGCTCATCGTGCGCGGGATCGGTCAGTCGTTCATCGTCGTTGCGCTGGGGGTAATGGCGGTGGAGGGGCTGGAAAAATCCGAGCTGGGCTCGGCATCGGCATTGTTCTCCACTGTCCGAAACGTGGGCGGGGCCATCGGCATTGCACTCGCGAGTCAGTTCGTCGTGGAGCGCGAGAAATTCCATGCCGAGCGGATCGGCGAAGCGATCACGCCTTTCTCAGTCGCGTTCCAGGAACGGATGGTGGCGCTCGTCGCGGTGTTGCGGCACCAGGCGGTAGATCGTCACGCCGCGCTACAGGGAAGTGACGCTGCCCCGTACCGTGCTGAGGCGCTGTCCCTCTTGGACAAGGTCGTTCACCACGAAGCGCTTCTCCTTTCCTATAGCGACGCGTTTCTGGTCGCTGGCGTCTTCATGCTGCTTTGCGCGGTCGGCGGAGTCCTGCTGAGAAGGCGGCTGACCTGACCAGGCCCCGCAGCGCCCCTAGGGACCGAGTTGCGCCGACGGCCGCGCCTTCAGGCAAAGGTCGCGGATCGTCTCACGCAGCCAGCGATGCGCGAAATCCGTCTCGAAACGGGGGTGCCAGGCTTGCCGTATCGTGACCGGCGGCAGGTCCAACGGAATCGGGAAAGCGCGAAGGCCGGCCGGAACGCTGTGATCGCCCAGCAGGTAGAGATCGGGCAACGGGAGGACCAGATCACTGCCGCCCAACAGCAGAAGCGCGGTGGAAAAGGTAGGCGCGGTCAAGGCGACCCGACGGCGCAGATTAAGATGGGAGAGAGCAACGTCGATCGGCCCGCTCAGCCGCCCCCGCCGTGAGACCACGATGTGGTCATAGGCAACGAAGCGTTCCGGCGTGATCGCATCGCCAAACAGTGCGTGGGTCTCGCACGCGACGGCAACCATCGCGGTCTTCAGCAAGGTCTGCACGCGCACCTCCGGATCCAGCGCTTCCGTGGCACCGATGAACAGATCGACCTGGCCTTCTCGCAAGGCGTCGTCATCCTCCCCCACTTCCGGCGTGAAACGGACTGAGACACCGGGTGCCGCATCGCTCAGGCGACGGACCAACGCCGGGCCGAAGGCGACGATGAAACTGTCGTTGGCGCGGATGGTGAAGCTGCGCAGGAGATTTCGTATCGAACTTTCGCGCTCGGCCTGCATCAATCCCAGCGCCTGGCTGACCAGGCTGTGAACCGGATCGCGCAACGCCTCCGCTCGGGGCGTCGGGACCATCTTACGTCCGGCCAGCACCAGGATCGGATCGTCAAACACCCGACGAATCCGCGCGAGTGTCCGGCTCATGGCAGGCGGGCTCAGTTCCATGCGGCGCGAGGCTCCCACCACGCTCTCTTCCTGGAGCAAGGCGTCGAGCGCGATCAGCAGATTGAGGTCGGGATACTCCATCCGGGGTTGTCCAGTCATGATGCCAGGCGCAACGCCGAGCTGGTTCGATGTCTCTCCATGCGCTGATCCGCGATAGCATTCGAGAGGCATTTACCGGTTCCTCCGCCAAAGTTGCGCTTGCGTCCACTGCGCTAGCCTAAAGACTCTTGATCGTCCCGCGGCGCTGCTGCCAGTGCACCACGCGCATTGGAACAGTGCATGACAGTCGATTTCCAGCGTCTTCGGGAGCGGATATCGACCTTCTCAACCGACGTAGGAGGTGAGGATGTCGATCGCTAAGATCCCGGTGTTTTACGCCACGGAACCGCGCATTCTCCAAGACTCACCGAAAATTGGTCAAAGTTGGCAGCGCTTTTGGGTGTCCCCTCGCCCCCAAGGGCCCACGATCGCTGCCCGGTGCGGGCCGTTCCCCAAGGCCCGCACCGCTCCATTGCCCGTGGTTCGCTAACATATGGCCAGACGGATCGCCTGGACGCGCCTCTGGGCTTGGTTCCTGGCAGTCGCCCTGATGGCCCATGGTCTTGGCGCCGTCACCGGTCCTGCGATCATGAAAGAAGCGAGCATCGCGATGCAGTGGGCGGCGGCTGTTCTGCTGCTTCGGCGATCCAGCCAGAGCATCGGCTTAACGATCGGCCTGGCGGTGCTATCGGTCTGCACACTGCAGGCAGTATTGGCAGCTGAATTTAACCGGATGATTGTGCCGGGTGCGCTTGTTCTCGCGCTTCTCATGCTGGCGAAGCAAATCGACCGCAACCGTCATGAACCCCGGCGCTTTCAGTGAAAGGCGCTCCCCATCTTCTGTACGCCGTCACTCCGGCAAATTGCGCCAACCGCCCAGCTTTGAACGGCGGGGTCGGGCAATCAGGGCTCTAGCGCGATCGTGCCGCTGACCGAACTCGAAATATTGGCGCTGAGAATCGGATATGACGAAGCCTTCCGACCCGGCTGGGAAGACAGTCTGTCGTCAATCCTGGCAGCGTCACCTTCTTTCTTCATTCGTCTCCTGTCGACGCTAGCTTGGCTCACGGGAACGCCAAGGGTCCTTCCCCTTGCGAACGAGCGGCTGGACATGCTGCGCTTGCTGGCGAGCGCCTTGCGCCGCGGCGACCACCGCGTGGGCGAACTCATGGACCGTCTGCTTGCACTCGGAATAAGTCGCACTGCGCTGGACGCGGCAATCGATCAGGTAACGCTCGCTGTACGTGGCGGCGCGACGAGCCTTCGGGCTGAGGTCCGGATACGGGGGACGACGGGTGATCCTTCGACCAGTGCACAGGATGCACTGGTCGAGTGCACCTCCGTCGATTTCTGAGAATCGCTCGCACCGTTATCGGTTCCGTCCTCCGCTGGTCACCGAGATCCATGATGCCATCTAATCCCGTCTCTTGTCGAAGAAGCGCGCCATGACAGTGATCGCGGCAACACCGGCCGCCACCATCCCCGCCCCCACGCCGGCCGCCCCGGCCCCGCCTGCTCTCCCGGCCTTCGGTCCCAAGCTTGCGACCGGGTTGGTCGGCGTCCTGCTCGCATCGCTAACCGCGGGGCTCAACGAGCATGTGACGGAGGTCGCGCTGATGGATGTCCGCGGCGCGCTGGCAATCGGGCACGACGAGGGCACCTGGCTGACCGCACTGTATGAGGCGACCAATGTGGCCGCGATGGCGTTCGCGCCCTGGTGCTCGGTCACCTTCTCGCTGCGGCGCTTCACCATCGGGGCGGTGCTTGTTTTCGCGGTGCTCGCGTTCCTGTGCCCGTTCGCGCCCGACATTGCCACACTATACGTGCTGCGGACATTGCAGGGACTGGCGGGCGGCTGTCTGCCACCCATGCTGATGACGGTCGCGCTGCGCTACCTGCCCGCCAACATCAAGATCTACGGCCTTGCCGGCTATGCACTAACCGCCACCTTCGGTCCCAGCCTGGGAACACCGCTTGCTGCCTTGTGGACCGACTATGTCGGCTGGCCGATGGTATTCTGGCAGGTGGTGCCGCTCTGTCTGATCAGCGTGGTCGCGATCGGCTGGGGCCTGCCGCAGGATCCATTGCGGTTGGAACGGTTCCGGACATTCAACTGGGTAGGCCTGGTCACCGGGTTTCCGGCGATCGTGATGCTCGTGATCGGTCTGGAACAAGGCGACCGGCTGGACTGGCTGAATTCCGAACTGATCTGCGTGCTGCTGGGCGGCGGCGGGCTGCTCCTGCTGTTGTTCCTCGTGAACGAGTGGAGCCACCCCCTTCCGTTCTTCAAATTGCAAATGCTGGCGCGCCGCAATTTCTCCCACTCGCTCATCACGCTGGCTGGCGTGCTGGTCGTGTTCCTGGGCGTGATCGTGATCCCTAGTGAGTATCTCGCCGAGGTGCGCGGCTATCGCCCGCTCGAGACCGCGCCGCTGGCGCTGATCGTGGCGCTGCCACAATTGGTCGCTCTGCCGCTCACCGCCGCGATCCTGAACATCGAGCGGGTCGATTGCCGCTGGGTGCTGGCGATCGGACTGACGATGGTCGCGACCTCGTGCACGCTGGCCAGCTTCGTCACCGCCGACTGGGTGCGGGAGAATTTCTACCTTCTCCAGATGCTCCAGATCATGGGCCAGCCGATGGCCGTGATCCCGCTGCTCATGCTCGCCACCACCGGTCTGCCGCCGGTCGAAGGCCCTTGGGCCTCGGCGATGTTCAACACGACGAAGGGGTTTGCCGCCGCGCTCGGTACCGGCATCGTCGAAGGGGTCGGCACGATCCGCGAGCATTACCATTCGGAGATGCTGGTCGACCGGCTGGGCACGCTGGGCCAGCCCTATGGCCGCGAGACCGGAGCGCTCGCCGAACTGGCCGAGCGCATCCACACCCAAGCGATCGTGCTGACGTCGTCGGACCTGTACCTCGTGATGGCTGCGATCGGCTTTGGCCTGATCCTTCTGATCCCGATCCTCCCCACCCGCATTTATCCGCCGCGCCCTACGGCGCCGGCCAAGCCTTAACGAAAGCAACGATCATGGCCTATCGCCCGACCCGAAAGCATGTCCTCTTAACAGCATCCGCGCTGGTCATAGCCGGCATGGCGGTTGGCGGCACTCGCCTCGCCACGCCCTCCGGCCGACAGTCGACCGACGACGCCTATGTGCGGGCGGATGCGACAACCGTAGCGCCGCGGGTGCCGGGCCAGATTGTTTCCCTGCTCATCGACGACAACCAGATGGTTAGGGCCGGGCAACTGCTGGCCCGTATCGACGATCGCGATTACCGGGCTGCCCTAGCCAGCGCTGAGGCCGATGTCGCAGTCGCCAAGGCGGAGATCGCCAATTTCGACGCTGAAATCGCGCGTCACCCTGCCTTGGTC from the Sphingomonas morindae genome contains:
- a CDS encoding efflux transporter outer membrane subunit, with translation MRSQHFKREHLPLGVLAAMLSSSLASGCATAPSVPPRTTVAVPSSTTSVEETEGKAPPPQWWHLYREPALDALVEEALTNNRDLRAAEANLLRAQAILGQARADTLPQTAISTGAGYGSTLQDQIAAAGNDGSAIRTGGRFDLGADLAWEPDLFGRLRSTVRAARADARMSAALEDEVRVVVAAGVTGAWLDACGFARRGDVARQSLALAERGRELLQRLRAVGSATPADVLRADTLVAQTRAAIPMLDAGRQDALAELAVLAGRSPTDVPSAATACRQLPIITAIGPMGDGAALLRRRPDVRAAEQKLTASTARIGVAVADLYPRIVIGGMVADSSPTPGGLGDRINQVWRVGPLLSWSFPNSNAARARLRAARADEAAALAAFDGVILAALKEIRQRATDYAALLRRQDDLRTAVERSLRAERLMELQRAAGAATALEALEAERAAIEAQSAAAQADSDIARAQVALFKALGGGWENAPAVRMPTPDRSSLADTPFLSSK
- a CDS encoding HlyD family secretion protein, whose product is MTDSTVPVRAPSARRFAPKRALTLGAAAASLIACSAYGLHWWIIGRFMVETDNAYVRADTVTISARVGGTIVAVEVADNQHVRAGAVLARIEDRDYRLKLAQAEAAITAANAEMKAQRAHIAGIEAEAAQQQSVIAQGKATIASRAADARFNDLEYRRQTILVRQEVGSDQTLEAAAAAAQRSRAGAAEARAGLAASRALLPVLAMRRQAAMADLDKALGMVRQAQAARDAAQLDLARTVIRAPVDGQVGQRVARVGQYADIGTPLMAVVPMRPYVVANYKETQAERIRPGQPVSIRIDAFGGAALHGRVDGFAPATGAQFALLPPDNATGNFTKIVQRLPLRITLDPGQARAAGLRPGMSVETVVDTRSARP
- a CDS encoding DHA2 family efflux MFS transporter permease subunit, which codes for MSAEAQPEERADFVSLRAWVAVLGGVVGCFMAGMNVHVTNASLPDVRGSLGASFEEGSWITTAYLVAEIIIIPMTGWLVQVFSMRRVLMVGTGGFVLFSILCSMAPDIGTMIVARALQGAFGGVLIPLSFQIIVSELPPSRHPFGMALFAVANNVAQAAGPSLGGWLTEAYSWRWIFYLQIPPGLLLLAAIGWSTPRSPTAFGTLRNGDWGGIIAMALGLSALQVMLEEGERKDWFASPLITNAAIVAILGLAAFVAIELRRRDPFINLRLLARYNFGLASLMQFTFGAVVFGVVFLVPNYFAEAHGYNAEQIGLTMIPYGLIQFVMSFATPRLMRWTSVRAVIILGFVIMAAGCLMNIHLDGDAAANVIVPSLIVRGIGQSFIVVALGVMAVEGLEKSELGSASALFSTVRNVGGAIGIALASQFVVEREKFHAERIGEAITPFSVAFQERMVALVAVLRHQAVDRHAALQGSDAAPYRAEALSLLDKVVHHEALLLSYSDAFLVAGVFMLLCAVGGVLLRRRLT
- a CDS encoding LysR family transcriptional regulator — its product is MEYPDLNLLIALDALLQEESVVGASRRMELSPPAMSRTLARIRRVFDDPILVLAGRKMVPTPRAEALRDPVHSLVSQALGLMQAERESSIRNLLRSFTIRANDSFIVAFGPALVRRLSDAAPGVSVRFTPEVGEDDDALREGQVDLFIGATEALDPEVRVQTLLKTAMVAVACETHALFGDAITPERFVAYDHIVVSRRGRLSGPIDVALSHLNLRRRVALTAPTFSTALLLLGGSDLVLPLPDLYLLGDHSVPAGLRAFPIPLDLPPVTIRQAWHPRFETDFAHRWLRETIRDLCLKARPSAQLGP
- a CDS encoding MFS transporter yields the protein MTVIAATPAATIPAPTPAAPAPPALPAFGPKLATGLVGVLLASLTAGLNEHVTEVALMDVRGALAIGHDEGTWLTALYEATNVAAMAFAPWCSVTFSLRRFTIGAVLVFAVLAFLCPFAPDIATLYVLRTLQGLAGGCLPPMLMTVALRYLPANIKIYGLAGYALTATFGPSLGTPLAALWTDYVGWPMVFWQVVPLCLISVVAIGWGLPQDPLRLERFRTFNWVGLVTGFPAIVMLVIGLEQGDRLDWLNSELICVLLGGGGLLLLLFLVNEWSHPLPFFKLQMLARRNFSHSLITLAGVLVVFLGVIVIPSEYLAEVRGYRPLETAPLALIVALPQLVALPLTAAILNIERVDCRWVLAIGLTMVATSCTLASFVTADWVRENFYLLQMLQIMGQPMAVIPLLMLATTGLPPVEGPWASAMFNTTKGFAAALGTGIVEGVGTIREHYHSEMLVDRLGTLGQPYGRETGALAELAERIHTQAIVLTSSDLYLVMAAIGFGLILLIPILPTRIYPPRPTAPAKP